The following coding sequences lie in one Bordetella genomosp. 9 genomic window:
- a CDS encoding META domain-containing protein, whose translation MSLPLFLRRCAVIAAAASMLGACASPMQPDLAAARYQPAYASDFLAQTSWVLARWTRAGGTLRPVPRNDGRERPVTISFSHEGTQLRVGGFSGCNNYGTTYTVANGNLIITANPVMATRMACASSESAALEREYLAALPRIRSTSVDDMNNPRRLSLSLDNGEVLDFARVGMAQ comes from the coding sequence ATGTCCTTGCCCCTCTTCCTGCGGCGCTGCGCCGTCATCGCGGCCGCCGCCTCCATGCTGGGCGCGTGCGCGTCCCCGATGCAGCCGGATCTGGCCGCGGCCCGGTACCAGCCGGCCTATGCCTCCGATTTTCTGGCTCAGACCAGCTGGGTGCTGGCGCGCTGGACGCGCGCGGGCGGAACGCTGCGTCCGGTCCCACGCAACGACGGCCGTGAGCGGCCCGTTACCATCAGCTTTTCGCACGAAGGCACGCAATTGCGGGTGGGCGGCTTTTCCGGCTGCAACAACTACGGCACCACCTATACCGTCGCCAACGGCAACCTGATCATCACCGCCAATCCTGTCATGGCGACGCGCATGGCTTGCGCCTCGTCCGAAAGCGCTGCCCTGGAACGCGAGTATCTGGCGGCGCTGCCGCGCATCCGGTCGACCTCGGTGGACGACATGAACAACCCGCGACGGCTATCCCTGTCGCTGGACAATGGCGAAGTGCTGGACTTCGCGCGTGTCGGAATGGCGCAGTGA
- a CDS encoding cupin domain-containing protein encodes MTTSNTTAAPDGRTGPRPGIFRPDELQAYERGGGARTIPLVTAGAGATAFINGITEFAPGTAIPFHSHNCEESVMLLEGDAMLDIDGESHRLKPMDTTWIPPNVPHRFRNLSDTQPMKILWIYASIHATRTLTESGVTNPVALEHIKR; translated from the coding sequence ATGACCACATCGAATACGACAGCCGCGCCGGATGGCAGAACCGGCCCGCGGCCAGGCATCTTCCGGCCGGACGAACTGCAGGCCTACGAACGCGGCGGCGGCGCCCGGACCATCCCGCTCGTCACCGCGGGCGCCGGCGCGACCGCTTTCATCAATGGCATCACCGAATTCGCACCCGGCACCGCCATACCGTTTCACAGCCACAATTGCGAAGAAAGCGTCATGCTGCTGGAAGGCGACGCCATGCTCGACATCGACGGCGAATCGCATCGGCTCAAGCCCATGGACACGACCTGGATTCCACCCAACGTCCCGCATCGCTTCCGGAATCTGTCGGACACCCAGCCGATGAAAATCCTGTGGATCTATGCATCCATCCATGCAACGCGGACGTTGACGGAATCGGGCGTGACGAATCCGGTCGCCCTCGAACATATCAAGCGCTGA
- the cynR gene encoding transcriptional regulator CynR, with translation MNNKSGIKLRQLEYFLAIAETLHFSKAAEKLYVTQPTLSHQLAELEAHLGKALFDRSGKHIRLTQVGEVFHAYAKRTVDELAAGLAALDELDALRRGQLNIGVSQSFMRKLLPPVVAEFMRAYPAIRLNVTEMMAPRIEAQLAAGELHLGIAFVPPRLEDTEVQALFKERLMLVVGKDHRLAARKRVRLADLAREPLVLMSRDYYTRALVEQYFEQRGLVPNIACETNALSLMMDLAGAGAGVATLLPESAIDGTADVAVVPVYEPVPTRVTALLWSRRHHRTAAATAFASLLRARFQPFEAPRRRRPAGAAGPLPGGRRATGVHTRPSAGPVTS, from the coding sequence ATGAACAACAAATCCGGAATCAAGCTGCGCCAGCTCGAATATTTCCTGGCCATCGCGGAGACGCTGCATTTTTCAAAAGCGGCGGAAAAGCTCTACGTGACGCAGCCGACGCTGTCCCATCAGCTGGCCGAACTGGAGGCCCATCTGGGCAAGGCCCTGTTCGACCGCTCCGGCAAGCACATACGGTTGACTCAGGTGGGCGAGGTTTTTCACGCTTATGCGAAGCGCACCGTAGACGAGCTGGCCGCCGGACTCGCGGCACTGGACGAACTGGACGCCCTGCGGCGCGGACAACTGAACATTGGCGTCAGCCAATCGTTCATGCGCAAGCTGCTGCCGCCGGTGGTGGCCGAGTTCATGCGGGCTTATCCCGCGATCCGCCTGAACGTTACGGAAATGATGGCGCCGCGCATCGAGGCGCAGCTTGCCGCGGGCGAGCTGCATCTTGGCATCGCCTTCGTGCCCCCGCGTCTGGAAGACACTGAAGTGCAAGCCCTGTTCAAGGAGCGCCTGATGCTCGTCGTCGGCAAGGATCATCGTCTGGCCGCACGCAAGCGCGTGCGGCTGGCGGATCTGGCGCGCGAACCGCTGGTGCTGATGAGCCGGGACTACTACACACGGGCGCTGGTCGAGCAATATTTCGAACAGCGGGGCCTGGTGCCGAATATCGCTTGCGAGACCAACGCGCTGAGTTTGATGATGGATCTGGCGGGCGCGGGAGCCGGGGTGGCGACGCTGCTGCCCGAAAGCGCCATCGACGGGACCGCCGATGTGGCGGTGGTGCCGGTGTACGAACCCGTACCGACCCGGGTAACGGCGCTGCTGTGGTCAAGGCGGCATCACCGCACCGCTGCCGCCACCGCCTTCGCGAGCTTGCTGCGCGCGCGCTTCCAGCCGTTCGAGGCGCCCCGGCGCCGCCGCCCGGCCGGGGCCGCCGGTCCGCTGCCGGGCGGCCGGCGCGCGACGGGTGTGCATACGCGGCCGTCCGCCGGCCCGGTAACGTCGTGA
- a CDS encoding Bug family tripartite tricarboxylate transporter substrate binding protein: MTIAATLSMAAGVAPQARAEYPDRPITMIIPLATASAVDNVARLVAQEMGKILNQSIVVENQPGAAGAIGANRVATAAPDGYTIGAFNDSILTMVPNLSKTPWDPLKDFAPISLVTTFEWGLIATPGLYKNAGDLISAAKAAPGRIEYASGGIGSPQHIAMALFASKNKLDMVHVPYRGATPAALGVAQGEAKVAFQALATAKSLVDGKRVDLLGIASEKPLAEMPGVPTIADSGSPGYTFSSWFVLVAPSKTPPAVIEKLNAAVKQVLQNPEVKAKLAAQGANPIGSTPQELGQRTKEGYAVYGKLIRDNNIQAE; the protein is encoded by the coding sequence ATGACAATCGCCGCAACCCTGAGCATGGCGGCCGGTGTGGCGCCGCAGGCGCGCGCGGAATACCCCGACCGCCCCATCACGATGATCATCCCCCTGGCCACGGCCAGCGCCGTGGACAACGTGGCGCGGCTCGTCGCGCAGGAGATGGGAAAGATCCTCAATCAATCCATCGTCGTGGAAAACCAGCCCGGCGCGGCGGGCGCGATCGGCGCGAACCGCGTCGCCACCGCGGCGCCCGACGGCTACACCATCGGGGCATTCAATGACAGCATCCTCACGATGGTCCCCAACCTGTCGAAGACGCCGTGGGACCCGCTGAAGGACTTCGCGCCGATTTCGCTGGTGACCACCTTTGAATGGGGACTGATTGCGACGCCGGGCCTGTACAAGAACGCCGGCGACCTGATCTCCGCCGCCAAGGCCGCGCCCGGACGCATCGAATACGCCTCCGGCGGCATCGGCAGCCCACAGCATATCGCCATGGCTTTGTTTGCCTCCAAAAACAAACTCGATATGGTGCATGTGCCGTATCGCGGCGCGACGCCGGCCGCGCTGGGCGTGGCGCAGGGAGAAGCCAAGGTGGCCTTCCAGGCGCTGGCCACGGCGAAGAGTCTGGTCGATGGCAAGCGCGTGGACCTGCTCGGCATCGCATCCGAAAAACCGCTGGCCGAGATGCCCGGCGTGCCGACCATCGCGGATTCCGGATCCCCGGGGTACACGTTCTCGTCCTGGTTCGTCCTGGTCGCTCCCTCCAAGACGCCCCCCGCGGTGATCGAAAAGCTCAATGCCGCCGTCAAACAGGTCCTGCAGAACCCGGAGGTCAAGGCCAAGCTGGCCGCGCAAGGCGCCAATCCCATCGGCTCCACGCCGCAGGAGCTGGGGCAGCGGACGAAGGAAGGCTATGCCGTGTACGGCAAGCTGATCCGGGACAACAACATTCAGGCGGAGTAA
- a CDS encoding glutathione S-transferase family protein — MKFYFSPGSCALAVHIALEEAGANYEAQRVHFDRDEQRSPEYLRINPLGRVPVLETPRGVLTEVPAILGYIAASYPEAALAPADAFDLARMQSFNAFLSSSVHVAYAHHSRPYRWSDDEACRASMAAKAVGNLADLFGIIERHRLAGPWVMGDQYTVADPYLYIMTRWLAKLAGGLARFPDVAAHHARMNTRPAVQRALQLQGLEAVAG; from the coding sequence ATGAAGTTCTACTTCTCGCCTGGATCCTGTGCGCTTGCCGTGCATATCGCGCTGGAGGAAGCGGGCGCAAACTACGAAGCGCAACGCGTGCACTTCGACCGCGACGAGCAGCGTTCGCCGGAATATCTGCGGATCAATCCGCTGGGCAGGGTCCCGGTGCTGGAAACGCCGCGCGGCGTGCTGACGGAAGTGCCGGCCATACTCGGTTATATCGCCGCGTCATACCCGGAAGCCGCCCTGGCGCCCGCCGATGCCTTCGATCTGGCCAGGATGCAATCGTTCAATGCTTTCCTGTCGTCCAGCGTGCACGTCGCCTATGCGCATCATTCGCGTCCTTACCGCTGGTCTGACGACGAGGCCTGCCGTGCGAGCATGGCGGCCAAGGCCGTCGGCAATCTGGCCGATCTGTTCGGCATCATCGAACGCCATCGCCTGGCGGGTCCGTGGGTCATGGGGGATCAGTACACCGTCGCCGACCCTTATCTTTACATCATGACGCGTTGGCTGGCGAAGCTTGCGGGCGGGCTGGCGCGTTTTCCGGACGTGGCGGCGCACCACGCCCGCATGAATACGCGCCCCGCGGTGCAGCGCGCGCTGCAATTGCAGGGGTTGGAAGCGGTCGCCGGCTGA
- a CDS encoding SAM-dependent methyltransferase — translation MRIARRSWTAALLGFVLLTHAAMPSAQSAETASRPARAPDVIFVPTPQNVVDAMLDVAKVGPKDVLYDLGSGDGRIPITAAKRFGTRGVGIDIDPQRIQEARANAQKAGVTDKVRFEQADLFQQDLSQATVISLYLLPSLNLKLKPMLLKLKPGTRIVSHAFDMGDWAPEKTLTVDGRMIYFWTVPGH, via the coding sequence ATGCGCATAGCCAGACGATCGTGGACAGCCGCATTGCTGGGCTTCGTCCTGCTGACGCACGCGGCGATGCCGTCCGCGCAATCGGCGGAAACGGCGTCGCGCCCAGCCCGGGCGCCGGACGTCATATTCGTGCCGACGCCGCAGAACGTGGTCGACGCCATGCTGGACGTCGCCAAGGTCGGGCCGAAAGACGTGCTCTACGACCTTGGATCGGGCGACGGCCGCATCCCGATCACCGCGGCAAAACGATTCGGCACTCGCGGCGTCGGCATCGATATCGATCCTCAGCGCATCCAGGAGGCGCGCGCGAACGCGCAAAAGGCAGGCGTCACGGACAAGGTGCGGTTCGAGCAAGCCGACCTTTTCCAGCAGGATCTTTCCCAGGCAACGGTGATCAGCCTGTACCTGCTGCCGTCGCTGAATCTGAAGCTGAAGCCCATGCTGCTGAAGTTGAAGCCGGGCACACGCATCGTGTCGCACGCCTTCGATATGGGCGATTGGGCGCCCGAGAAAACGCTCACCGTCGATGGGCGCATGATCTATTTCTGGACCGTGCCGGGCCACTGA
- a CDS encoding APC family permease, protein MAYVRDASSSSSSADSAASLPADRPLPLLSTLDVMALVVGIVIGAGIFSAPALIAANAASLNHILIAWAVGGLISLAGAMCYAELATSYPDAGGDYHYLRKAFGDKVGFLFAWARLTVIPTGSIALLGYVFGDYATQIFRLGPYSPAIYAALTVVVLTLLNVVGLRAGKWTQNVLTLFEVGGVVFIIVAGLLLGGPSTEGNIAQPGTASATNWGLVLIFVMLTYGGWNEAAYVSAEVVGPRRSLPRALFWSLALVTAVYLLVNLAYAKVLGVAGMAGSNAVAADALRAVLGENGARIISALIAVSALTSANATILTGARTTYAFGRDEPMFAYLGRWDMRHHTPTHALLVQGAIALALVGLGAATRSGFATMVEYTAPVFWLFFVLTGIALFVLRRRAPAAPRPFSVPLYPLTPLLFCITSGYLLYASVRHTGIGAAAGLAVLALGALVLAWRSRNASPGARHA, encoded by the coding sequence ATGGCTTACGTGCGCGACGCGTCTTCCTCTTCCTCGTCCGCTGATTCCGCTGCTTCCCTTCCGGCCGACAGGCCACTGCCCCTGCTTTCCACCCTTGACGTCATGGCGCTTGTGGTCGGCATCGTCATCGGCGCGGGGATTTTCAGCGCGCCCGCCCTGATCGCAGCAAACGCGGCCAGCCTCAACCACATCCTGATCGCCTGGGCTGTGGGCGGCCTGATCTCGCTGGCTGGAGCGATGTGCTATGCCGAACTGGCCACCTCGTATCCCGACGCGGGCGGCGACTATCACTATCTGCGCAAGGCGTTCGGCGACAAAGTCGGCTTCCTGTTCGCATGGGCGCGCCTGACGGTCATTCCCACCGGTTCCATTGCGCTGCTGGGCTACGTGTTCGGCGACTATGCCACGCAGATTTTTCGCCTCGGTCCCTATTCCCCGGCAATCTACGCCGCGCTGACAGTGGTCGTCCTGACGCTGCTGAACGTCGTTGGATTGCGGGCTGGCAAATGGACGCAGAATGTCCTGACGCTGTTCGAGGTCGGGGGCGTGGTCTTCATCATCGTGGCGGGGCTGCTGCTCGGGGGACCATCGACGGAGGGCAACATCGCGCAGCCCGGCACGGCGTCCGCCACCAACTGGGGACTGGTGCTGATCTTCGTGATGCTGACCTACGGCGGCTGGAACGAGGCGGCTTACGTGTCCGCCGAAGTCGTGGGACCGCGCCGCAGCCTGCCGCGAGCGCTGTTCTGGAGCCTGGCGCTGGTCACGGCGGTGTATCTGCTGGTGAACCTGGCATACGCGAAAGTCCTGGGCGTGGCGGGCATGGCGGGTTCGAACGCCGTGGCGGCCGACGCGCTGCGCGCGGTGCTCGGCGAAAACGGCGCACGGATCATCAGCGCGCTGATCGCGGTGTCGGCGCTGACTTCGGCCAACGCCACCATATTGACCGGCGCGCGAACCACCTACGCCTTCGGGCGCGACGAACCGATGTTCGCCTATCTCGGCCGCTGGGACATGCGCCACCATACGCCGACCCATGCCTTGCTGGTCCAGGGCGCCATAGCGCTGGCCCTGGTCGGCCTGGGCGCAGCGACACGCAGCGGCTTCGCCACCATGGTGGAGTACACCGCGCCGGTGTTCTGGCTGTTCTTCGTGCTCACGGGCATCGCGCTGTTCGTGCTGCGGCGGCGCGCCCCGGCGGCGCCACGTCCCTTCAGCGTGCCGCTTTATCCTCTCACGCCCCTGCTTTTCTGCATCACCAGCGGCTATCTCCTGTATGCCAGCGTGCGCCACACGGGAATCGGCGCCGCCGCCGGGCTGGCGGTCCTGGCGCTCGGCGCGCTGGTGCTGGCGTGGAGATCGCGTAACGCATCGCCCGGGGCGCGCCATGCCTGA
- a CDS encoding META domain-containing protein, producing the protein MPFLSLSRCLVLSLAAAGLAGCSTTTGQAQAQGPGARQAATTPDSLAQTQWRLVRWQSPDGSDYPMPLDRIYPPMSIAFTAKNRDYRVTGYSGCNEFNGTYALEKGKLIITLPSTRALTCATPDLREAERAYLSAIAHISTFTLDSGGSPHRMTFNVRNGDVLTFTRDRDVSAR; encoded by the coding sequence ATGCCGTTTCTTTCCTTGTCGCGCTGCTTGGTCCTTTCCCTTGCCGCCGCCGGCCTGGCCGGCTGTTCGACAACAACGGGGCAGGCGCAGGCGCAAGGACCCGGCGCCCGGCAGGCCGCCACGACCCCGGACTCCCTGGCCCAAACCCAATGGCGCCTGGTGCGCTGGCAGTCCCCGGACGGGTCGGACTACCCCATGCCCTTGGACCGCATCTACCCGCCGATGAGCATCGCCTTCACCGCCAAGAACCGCGACTACCGGGTAACCGGGTATTCCGGCTGCAATGAATTCAACGGGACGTATGCGCTGGAGAAAGGCAAGCTGATCATCACGCTGCCCAGCACCCGGGCGCTTACGTGCGCCACGCCCGATCTGCGCGAGGCCGAGCGCGCCTACCTGTCGGCCATCGCCCATATCTCCACATTCACCTTGGATAGCGGCGGCTCGCCGCATCGCATGACCTTCAACGTCCGCAACGGCGACGTCCTGACTTTCACGCGGGACCGCGACGTCTCCGCGCGTTGA
- a CDS encoding NAD-dependent succinate-semialdehyde dehydrogenase: MIQSINPYDETVLETFQEHDDAAVDATLTRARTAQREWRRTSLTERQALLRRLASTLRAGKQEYASLITAEMGKPVTEAMAEVEKCAVNCDYYATEAERLLAPEVIASNATHSEVVFDPLGTVLAVMPWNYPFWQVMRFAAPALLAGNTAVLKHANNVPQCALALAKLFERADAPAGLFSTLLVNASRVQRLIADDRIAAVTFTGSTPVGRTIAAQAGAALKKQVLELGGSDPFIVLADADIDLAARTAVKARFHNAGQSCISAKRFIVEEGVADAFVEAFVTHTRALKMGDPRDTAVDVGPMARNNLRMELHAQVHASVDAGARLRLGGAPGEGKGYFYGPTVLDRVTPQMAAGRDETFGPAAAIIRCRDADDAIRIANDTVFGLGAAIWTGDVGRGQRLARDIEAGAVFVNGTVASDPRLPFGGIKQSGYGRELSSYGLKEFTNIKSVWTGPAR; encoded by the coding sequence ATGATCCAGTCGATCAACCCCTACGATGAAACCGTCCTGGAAACGTTCCAGGAGCACGACGACGCCGCCGTCGACGCCACGCTGACGCGGGCCCGCACCGCCCAGCGCGAATGGCGCCGCACGTCCCTGACGGAGCGCCAGGCGCTGCTTCGGCGCCTGGCCTCGACGCTGCGCGCTGGCAAGCAGGAATACGCGTCGCTCATCACGGCGGAAATGGGCAAGCCGGTGACCGAGGCCATGGCCGAAGTGGAAAAATGCGCGGTCAACTGCGATTACTACGCCACTGAAGCCGAGCGCCTGCTCGCCCCCGAAGTCATTGCGAGCAACGCCACGCACAGCGAGGTCGTCTTCGACCCGCTGGGCACCGTGCTGGCGGTCATGCCCTGGAACTATCCGTTCTGGCAGGTGATGCGCTTTGCCGCGCCGGCGCTGCTGGCCGGCAACACCGCGGTGCTCAAACATGCCAACAATGTCCCGCAGTGCGCATTGGCGCTGGCCAAGTTGTTCGAGCGCGCGGACGCGCCGGCCGGCTTGTTCTCGACCCTGCTTGTCAATGCATCCCGCGTACAGAGGCTGATCGCGGACGACCGCATCGCCGCCGTCACCTTCACCGGCTCCACCCCGGTGGGCCGCACCATTGCGGCGCAGGCCGGCGCCGCGTTGAAGAAGCAAGTCCTTGAGCTGGGCGGGTCCGATCCCTTCATCGTGCTTGCGGACGCCGACATCGATCTGGCGGCGCGCACGGCGGTCAAGGCGCGCTTTCACAATGCCGGGCAGAGCTGCATCTCCGCCAAGCGCTTCATCGTCGAAGAGGGCGTCGCGGACGCTTTCGTGGAGGCCTTCGTCACCCACACCCGGGCGCTGAAGATGGGCGACCCGCGCGATACGGCGGTCGATGTGGGGCCGATGGCGCGCAACAATCTGCGCATGGAGCTGCACGCGCAGGTGCACGCTTCGGTGGACGCGGGCGCGCGGCTGCGGCTGGGAGGGGCGCCCGGCGAAGGCAAGGGCTACTTCTATGGGCCCACCGTCCTGGACCGCGTGACGCCGCAGATGGCTGCCGGCCGCGATGAAACCTTCGGCCCGGCGGCGGCCATCATCCGCTGCCGGGATGCGGACGACGCCATCCGCATCGCCAACGATACGGTCTTCGGCCTGGGCGCGGCGATCTGGACGGGCGACGTCGGGCGTGGCCAGCGGCTGGCCCGCGACATCGAGGCCGGCGCCGTATTCGTGAATGGCACGGTGGCATCGGATCCGCGCCTGCCGTTCGGCGGCATCAAGCAGTCGGGATACGGCCGCGAGCTGAGCAGCTACGGCCTGAAGGAATTCACGAATATCAAATCCGTGTGGACCGGCCCGGCACGCTAG
- a CDS encoding DUF1254 domain-containing protein, with product MHLQSRVRSPHARAKRGIAVLFASAAAAVSMAVHADKLSQEEASAIAVDAYVYFYPLVSMDLTRRQSTNVAAAGEKPGFAPPNAVSNWPEFPPAHLKLVVRPNFDTLYSSAFLDLSKEPVVISVPDTGGRYYLLPMLDMWTDVFASPGWRTTGTQAGHFLIAQPNWRPDLREKFEEFKLPAGTTRIDAPTPYVLMIGRTKTDGPEDYAAVHRIQAGYKITPLSKWGGTDQVVAGEVDPDVDMKTPPKVQVDTMSAEKYFAYAAELMKVHPPHMTDQPIVARMRRIGIDAGESLDFESLDPVARNALMAAPEAAQRLMAWKMSSLAPVVNGWLMNTTTMGVYGDYYLKRAIIAQQGLGANLVEDAIYPLNIADKEGRPLDGANRYVIRFTRADLPPANAFWSITLYDAEGFQVENRLNRFAVSSWMPFKYDADGGLELYFQNDSPGKDKEANWLPAPKGPFNLTMRLYAPKPEALNGKWAPPVVTRADEPMPVTAQ from the coding sequence ATGCACCTGCAAAGCAGAGTTCGGAGTCCGCATGCACGGGCGAAACGGGGTATCGCCGTTCTTTTCGCGTCGGCCGCCGCGGCGGTTTCCATGGCGGTACACGCCGACAAGCTTTCGCAAGAGGAAGCAAGCGCGATCGCCGTCGACGCGTACGTCTATTTTTATCCGCTCGTCTCGATGGACCTTACGCGCAGGCAGTCCACCAATGTCGCCGCGGCCGGTGAAAAGCCCGGATTCGCGCCGCCGAATGCCGTTTCCAACTGGCCGGAATTTCCGCCCGCCCATCTGAAGCTTGTCGTCCGGCCCAACTTCGATACCTTGTACTCCTCGGCCTTTCTGGATCTGAGCAAAGAGCCGGTTGTCATATCGGTTCCCGACACCGGCGGCCGCTACTATCTGCTGCCCATGCTCGACATGTGGACTGACGTCTTCGCCTCGCCGGGCTGGCGTACGACGGGTACGCAAGCGGGTCATTTCCTGATCGCGCAGCCGAACTGGCGGCCCGATCTTCGCGAAAAGTTCGAAGAATTCAAACTGCCCGCGGGAACCACCCGTATCGATGCGCCGACGCCCTATGTGTTGATGATCGGCCGCACCAAGACCGATGGTCCCGAAGACTACGCCGCCGTACACAGAATTCAGGCGGGCTACAAGATCACGCCGCTTTCCAAATGGGGCGGAACGGACCAGGTCGTGGCGGGCGAGGTCGATCCGGACGTGGATATGAAGACCCCGCCGAAGGTGCAAGTGGATACGATGTCCGCCGAAAAGTACTTCGCATACGCGGCGGAATTGATGAAAGTTCATCCGCCGCACATGACCGACCAGCCCATCGTCGCCCGCATGCGGCGCATCGGCATCGATGCCGGCGAAAGCCTGGATTTCGAATCATTGGACCCTGTGGCGCGCAACGCCCTGATGGCGGCGCCCGAAGCCGCACAGCGCCTGATGGCCTGGAAGATGTCCAGCCTGGCGCCCGTGGTCAACGGCTGGCTCATGAACACCACCACGATGGGAGTCTATGGCGACTACTACCTGAAGCGCGCGATCATCGCGCAGCAGGGCTTGGGCGCCAATCTGGTGGAAGACGCCATTTATCCCCTGAATATCGCCGATAAGGAAGGCAGGCCGCTCGATGGCGCGAACCGGTACGTGATCCGTTTCACGCGCGCGGACCTGCCCCCGGCGAACGCCTTCTGGTCGATCACGCTTTACGACGCCGAAGGCTTCCAGGTGGAGAACCGGCTGAACCGCTTTGCGGTCAGCAGCTGGATGCCCTTCAAATACGATGCGGACGGCGGGCTGGAGCTGTATTTCCAGAACGACAGTCCAGGCAAAGACAAGGAAGCGAACTGGCTGCCCGCGCCCAAGGGCCCCTTCAACCTCACCATGCGGCTTTACGCGCCGAAACCGGAAGCCCTGAACGGGAAATGGGCGCCGCCTGTCGTCACCCGGGCCGATGAGCCGATGCCGGTGACCGCCCAGTAG
- a CDS encoding sigma-70 family RNA polymerase sigma factor produces MRTPGLLIPSNVESLYSDHHSWLRSWLHRRLGNAEQAADLAHDTFIRLLTSDRVPAGLEEPRAFLTTVAQRLVSNHWRREKLERAYLEALAQAPIEMAMSPETRAILLETLIELDRLLDGLPAIVRHAFLLSQLDGRTHAQVAGALGVSIPTVKRYIVKALQRCYFADLSFTSFAG; encoded by the coding sequence TTGCGGACCCCGGGACTACTTATCCCTTCCAATGTCGAATCGCTTTACAGCGATCACCACTCCTGGCTCAGGAGCTGGCTGCATCGCCGCCTTGGCAATGCGGAACAGGCGGCCGACCTGGCGCACGACACCTTCATCCGCCTGCTGACCAGCGACCGTGTGCCGGCCGGGCTGGAGGAGCCGCGCGCCTTCCTGACCACCGTGGCTCAGCGCCTGGTCTCCAACCACTGGCGCCGTGAAAAGCTGGAGCGGGCCTACCTGGAAGCGCTGGCCCAGGCGCCAATAGAAATGGCGATGTCGCCGGAAACACGCGCCATCCTGCTCGAAACGCTGATCGAGCTCGACCGGCTGCTGGACGGCCTGCCCGCCATCGTGCGGCATGCTTTTCTGCTTTCGCAGCTGGACGGCCGGACCCATGCCCAGGTAGCTGGCGCGCTGGGCGTTTCCATCCCGACGGTCAAGCGCTACATCGTCAAGGCCTTGCAGCGCTGCTATTTCGCCGATCTTTCCTTCACGTCGTTTGCGGGATGA
- a CDS encoding antibiotic biosynthesis monooxygenase family protein, with the protein MFFEIAQIEIKEGANAAFEAGVAQAKPLFLRAKGCHGVTLQRSVEFPNRYRLFVEWETVENHMVDFRGSEDFAKWRELVGPHFASPPVVEHTYAANIG; encoded by the coding sequence ATGTTTTTCGAAATCGCCCAGATCGAAATCAAGGAAGGCGCGAACGCCGCCTTCGAAGCCGGCGTGGCCCAGGCCAAGCCGCTTTTTCTTCGCGCCAAGGGCTGTCACGGCGTGACGCTGCAGCGGTCCGTCGAGTTTCCCAACCGCTATCGTCTGTTCGTCGAATGGGAGACCGTGGAAAACCACATGGTGGATTTCCGCGGCTCCGAGGATTTCGCGAAATGGCGCGAACTGGTCGGTCCTCACTTCGCATCGCCGCCGGTGGTCGAACATACGTACGCCGCGAATATCGGCTGA
- a CDS encoding GNAT family N-acetyltransferase, which produces MDKAFALTFRPATPADVPALLALRRATMGAHLERANAPRDEAALLARVNYRLEDALLVYEGEELAGLFKVSRTPGEWKLIQVQIAPHRQGQGLGGHLVRGLQAEAAAAGCAIVLDVLKDNPARRLYERCGFVVVGETELEYEMRWRPRGAEATKP; this is translated from the coding sequence TTGGATAAAGCGTTTGCATTGACGTTCCGGCCCGCAACGCCGGCCGACGTTCCCGCGCTGCTGGCGCTGCGGCGCGCCACCATGGGCGCGCACCTGGAGCGCGCGAATGCGCCGCGCGATGAAGCCGCGCTGCTCGCGCGCGTGAACTACCGCCTGGAAGACGCGCTGCTGGTGTACGAGGGTGAGGAACTGGCGGGCCTGTTCAAGGTGTCGCGAACGCCCGGTGAATGGAAGCTGATCCAAGTGCAGATCGCGCCGCACCGGCAGGGGCAGGGCCTGGGCGGGCACCTGGTGCGCGGCCTGCAGGCGGAAGCCGCCGCGGCCGGCTGCGCGATCGTGCTGGACGTGTTGAAGGACAATCCGGCGCGGCGGTTGTACGAACGCTGCGGTTTCGTCGTGGTGGGCGAGACCGAGCTGGAGTACGAGATGCGTTGGAGACCTCGAGGCGCCGAAGCCACGAAGCCCTGA